The Phoenix dactylifera cultivar Barhee BC4 chromosome 9, palm_55x_up_171113_PBpolish2nd_filt_p, whole genome shotgun sequence genome window below encodes:
- the LOC103713125 gene encoding LOW QUALITY PROTEIN: L-arabinokinase-like (The sequence of the model RefSeq protein was modified relative to this genomic sequence to represent the inferred CDS: inserted 1 base in 1 codon): MRIPDGDEGVSASREHLVFVYYVTGHGFGHATRVVEVVRHLIAAGHDVHVVTGAPDFVFTTEIQSPNLHIRKVLLDCGAVQADALTXDRLASLEKYHQTAVVPRASILATEVEWLNSIKADLVVSDVVPVACRAAADAGIRSVCVTNFSWDFIYAEYVMAAGHHHRSVVWQIAEDYSHCEFLLRLPGYCPMPAFQDVIDVPLVVRRLHKSRLEVRKELGIGNDVKVVIFNFGGQPAGWKLKQEWLPDGWLCLVCGASDYQELPPNFVKLAKDVYTPDLIAASDCMLGKIGYGTVSEALAYKLPFIFVRRDYFNEEPFLRNMLEYYHGGVEMIRRDLLTGHWIPYLERALTLKPCYERGINGGEVAARILQDTATGKKCASDKLSGARRLRDAIVLGYQLQRAPGRDIGVPDWYSLAENEVRLRPAPNTEINGNASLVESCIENFEILHGDLHGLSDTVAFLKSLSELGGGSDLKNPEKRQLRERIAAAALFNWEEEIYVARAPGRLDVMGGIADYSGSLVLQMPIRDACHVAVQKNHPSGQKLWKHAQARQQAKGHGPIPVLQIVSFGSELSNRAPTFDMDLSDLMDGEHPISYEKAHEYFAQDPSQKWAAYIAGTILVLMTELGVCFADSICILVSSAVPEGKGVSSSAAVEVATMSAIAAAHGLNIDPRDLALLCQKVENYIVGAPCGVMDQITSACGEANKLLAMVCQPAEVKELVTIPTHIRFWGLDSGIRHSVGGTDYRSVRIGTFMGLQMIKSAASNLLSQSLGSVSTPQQGDGMNSDEFEEHGIELLKVESSLNCLCNLSPHRYEAVYGKKLPECIAGEEFINKYTDHNDTVTVIDPKCTYAVKAPTKHPIYENFRVEAFKALLTAAKTDEQLSALGELTYQCHYSYNDCGLGSDGTDRLVNLVQEMQHRKSSNGESSSLFGAKITGGGSGGSVCVIGRNCIRSSEEILEIQQRYRAATGYLPIIFEGSSPGAGRFGYLRLRRRVSSADGNMKQVKGA; this comes from the exons ATGAGGATTCCCGATGGAGATGAAGGGGTTTCCGCGTCTCGAGAGCACCTCGTCTTCGTCTACTACGTCACCGGCCATGGGTTCGGCCACGCGACCCGGGTCGTCGAG GTTGTACGGCATCTCATTGCTGCGGGGCATGATGTTCATGTGGTTACAGGTGCTCCAGACTTTGTCTTTACCACTGAAATACAGTCTCCCAATCTCCACATTCGCAAG GTTTTGTTGGACTGTGGAGCGGTGCAAGCTGATGCTTTGA GTGACCGGCTTGCCTCCTTGGAGAAG TATCATCAGACAGCTGTGGTGCCTCGAGCCTCAATTTTGGCAACTGAAGTGGAGTGGCTGAACTCTATCAAGGCTGACTTAGTG GTCTCAGATGTCGTTCCTGTAGCATGCCGAGCAGCGGCAGATGCTGGGATTCGCTCGGTTTGTGTCACAAATTTCAG TTGGGATTTTATATATGCAGAATATGTCATGGCAGCTGGGCATCATCATCGTTCTGTTGTTTGGCAG ATTGCCGAAGATTACTCTCACTGTGAATTCTTACTCCGACTTCCTGGATATTGCCCTA TGCCTGCTTTCCAGGATGTCATTGATGTTCCTCTGGTGGTCAGAAGATTGCACAAATCTCGACTGGAG GTGAGGAAGGAACTTGGAATTGGGAATGATGTGAAAGTAGTTATTTTCAATTTTGGAGGACAG CCAGCAGGATGGAAACTGAAGCAAGAGTGGTTACCAGATGGTTGGTTATGTCTG GTCTGTGGTGCATCTGACTACCAAGAGCTTCCACCAAACTTTGTAAAGCTTGCAAAAGATGTATATACGCCTGACTTAATTGCAGCCTCTGACTGCATGCTTG GAAAAATTGGGTATGGCACTGTCAGTGAAGCTTTGGCGTACAAGTTGCCATTTATCTTTGTGCGCAGAGATTATTTTAATGAAGAACCATTTTTAAGAAATATGCTTGAG TATTACCACGGTGGCGTTGAGATGATTAGGAGAGATTTGCTTACCGGACACTGGATTCCATATCTCGAGCGTGCCCTTACTCTTAAGCCTTGCTATGAGAGAGGCATTAATGGTGGAGAG GTGGCAGCCCGCATACTACAGGATACAGCTACTGGAAAAAAATGTGCTTCAGATAAG TTGAGTGGAGCAAGGCGACTGCGTGATGCCATAGTGCTTGGATATCAACTACAAAGAGCTCCTGGCAGAGACATAGGCGTTCCTGATTGGTATTCTCTTGCTGAAAATGAAGTTCGTCTTCGCCCTGCACCAAATACTGAAATAAATGGGAATGCCTCTCTTGTGGAATC ATGCATTGAGAACTTTGAGATACTCCATGGTGATCTGCATGGTTTATCCGATACAGTGGCTTTCCTGAAGAGCCTATCAGAACTTGGTGGTGGATCTGACCTAAAGAATCCTGAGAAGCGCCAATTAAGGGAGCGGATTGCTGCTGCAGCACTCTTTAATTGGGAG GAAGAAATTTATGTTGCAAGAGCACCTGGAAGGTTGGATGTCATGGGAGGAATTGCAGATTATTCAGGAAGCCTGGTTTTGCAG ATGCCTATCAGAGATGCCTGCCATGTGGCTGTTCAGAAGAACCATCCGAGCGGGCAAAAACTCTGGAAACATGCTCAAGCACGTCAGCAGGCAAAAGGACATGGACCTATTCCTGTGCTACAAATT GTGTCATTTGGTTCTGAGTTAAGTAACCGTGCACCAACCTTCGATATGGACCTATCAGACTTGATGGATGGTGAGCATCCAATTTCCTATGAAAAAGCCCATGAATACTTTGCTCAAGATCCGTCTCAGAA ATGGGCAGCTTATATTGCTGGAACAATTCTTGTCTTGATGACTGAGCTTGGCGTGTGCTTTGCAGACAGTATATGCATACTG GTCTCTTCTGCCGTTCCAGAAGGCAAGGGTGTTTCTTCTTCAGCAGCAGTGGAAGTAGCCACCATGTCCGCAATTGCGGCTGCTCATG GGTTGAATATTGATCCAAGGGATCTTGCATTGCTTTGTCAAAAG GTCGAGAATTATATTGTTGGAGCTCCTTGTGGAGTGATGGACCAAATAACATCAGCTTGCGGGGAAGCTAACAAGCTGCTTGCCATGGTTTGCCAG CCTGCAGAGGTAAAGGAGCTAGTTACAATTCCAACTCATATACGATTTTGGGGTCTTGATTCTGGAATACGGCACAG TGTTGGTGGCACTGATTATAGGTCTGTGAGAATAGGCACCTTCATGGGGCTTCAGATGATAAAATCTGCAGCCTCTAACCTACTGTCCCAGTCTTTAGGTAGTGTAAGTACTCCTCAACAAGGGGATGGCATGAACTCGGATGAATTTGAAGAGCATGGCATTGAGCTACTTAAAGTTGAATCTTCACTGAATTGCTTATGTAACCTTTCGCCACACAG ATATGAAGCTGTATATGGAAAGAAGCTTCCTGAGTGCATAGCTGGAGAAGAATTTATAAATAAGTACACAGATCACAATGATACCGTAACAGTTATTGATCCCAAGTGCACCTATGCAGTGAAGGCGCCTACTAAACATCCGATATATGAAAATTTCCGTGTCGAG GCCTTCAAAGCATTATTAACTGCAGCCAAAACAGATGAACAGCTTTCTGCCCTCGGAGAACTTACGTATCAG TGCCATTACAGCTACAATGACTGTGGACTTGGCTCGGATGGGACAGATAGACTTGTTAACTTGGTGCAAGAAATGCAGCACAGAAAATCATCCAACGGTGAAAGCTCTAGTTTATTTGGTGCAAAAATCACTGGTGGAGGCTCAGGTGGCTCAGTTTGTGTTATTGGAAGGAACTGCATTAGGAGCAGCGAGGAAATTCTTGAG ATTCAGCAAAGGTACAGAGCTGCCACTGGCTATCTGCCGATCATTTTTGAGGGCTCGTCACCCGGTGCTGGAAGGTTCGGCTACTTAAGACTGCGACGTCGGGTATCCTCAGCGGATGGGAACATGAAACAAGTCAAGGGGGCCTGA